Proteins encoded together in one Bacteroides ovatus window:
- a CDS encoding GNAT family N-acetyltransferase, with protein MAITIKKVSTKRELKKFIRFNYRMYKGNPYSVPDLYDDMLNTFNKKKNAAFEFCEADYFLAYRDDKIVGRVAAIINNQANKKWECKNVRFGWIDFIDDPEVSSALIKTVEEWGKERGMTHIAGPLGFTDFDAEGMLIEGFDQLSTMATIYNYPYYPVHMEKLGFEKDADWVEYKIYIPDAIPDKHKRISELIQRKYNLKIKKYTSGRKIAKDYGQKIFELMNEAYSPLYGYSPLTQRQIDQYVKMYLPILDLRMVTLITDANDELVCVGISMPSLAEALQKSNGRLLPLGWFYLLKALFMKRRAKMLDLLLVAVKPEYQNKGVNALLFSDLIPVYQKLGFIFAESNPELELNGKVQAQWDYFETQQHKRRRAFIKEIK; from the coding sequence ATGGCTATTACAATCAAGAAAGTCTCCACAAAGAGAGAACTTAAGAAATTTATCCGTTTCAATTACAGAATGTACAAGGGCAACCCTTACTCTGTGCCTGACCTCTATGACGACATGCTCAACACCTTCAACAAGAAGAAAAATGCAGCATTCGAATTCTGTGAAGCTGATTATTTCCTCGCATATCGGGACGATAAAATAGTAGGACGTGTAGCTGCAATTATCAATAACCAGGCGAACAAGAAGTGGGAATGTAAAAACGTTCGTTTCGGATGGATAGACTTCATCGACGATCCCGAAGTATCATCCGCACTTATCAAAACAGTGGAAGAATGGGGAAAAGAACGGGGTATGACTCATATTGCCGGTCCTCTCGGATTTACTGATTTCGATGCGGAAGGAATGCTGATCGAAGGATTCGACCAGCTTAGCACCATGGCCACTATCTACAACTACCCGTACTATCCGGTACACATGGAAAAACTAGGCTTCGAGAAAGATGCCGACTGGGTGGAATACAAAATCTACATACCGGATGCTATTCCCGACAAACATAAGCGTATCTCCGAACTGATCCAACGAAAATACAACCTTAAGATAAAGAAATATACTTCCGGAAGAAAGATAGCCAAAGACTATGGACAGAAGATTTTCGAACTGATGAACGAAGCATATAGTCCACTTTATGGTTATTCTCCGCTGACACAGCGGCAAATCGACCAATACGTGAAAATGTATCTGCCGATCCTTGACTTACGGATGGTTACACTGATTACTGATGCCAATGATGAACTAGTCTGTGTAGGTATCTCTATGCCATCTCTCGCTGAAGCTTTACAGAAATCAAACGGACGTCTGTTGCCGCTCGGATGGTTCTATCTGTTAAAGGCATTATTCATGAAACGTCGTGCCAAAATGCTTGATCTGCTACTCGTTGCAGTGAAACCGGAATATCAAAATAAAGGTGTTAACGCTTTGTTATTTTCCGATTTAATTCCAGTTTATCAAAAATTAGGTTTTATCTTTGCGGAAAGCAACCCCGAACTGGAACTGAATGGAAAAGTTCAGGCACAATGGGATTACTTTGAGACTCAACAACATAAGCGCCGCCGTGCGTTCATCAAAGAGATAAAATAA
- a CDS encoding DUF5040 domain-containing protein, with the protein MYKRITLFTFICLLALAGIAQNKDTYTILLSGASFAEPNNKWFEMGCRALHAIPINRAVSAESIAHTANKMLDGTLYTPEEFDNIDVFVLMQVHEKDVYNEANLKENYKDYKTPFDASDYAVCYDYVIKRYISDCYNQKFNPKSRYYNTPYGKPASIVLCTHWHDSRPIFNTSVRKLAEKWGFPVVEFDRYIGFSKNQKHPVTGKQYSLIYTGDSQETHGEIFGWHPPHGEHSFIQQRMAAIFADTLRKILLPKEYINE; encoded by the coding sequence ATGTACAAAAGAATCACCTTATTCACATTCATTTGCCTGCTCGCTTTAGCAGGAATAGCCCAAAATAAAGACACTTATACCATTTTATTATCCGGAGCATCTTTTGCCGAACCTAACAATAAGTGGTTTGAAATGGGATGTCGTGCCCTTCACGCCATCCCCATCAATCGGGCTGTAAGTGCAGAATCTATTGCTCACACTGCAAATAAAATGCTGGACGGTACTCTCTATACCCCGGAAGAGTTCGATAACATTGATGTATTTGTCTTGATGCAAGTACATGAAAAAGACGTATATAACGAAGCAAACTTAAAAGAGAACTACAAGGATTATAAAACTCCTTTTGATGCTTCCGACTATGCCGTTTGCTATGATTATGTCATCAAGCGCTACATATCAGACTGTTATAACCAGAAATTCAATCCAAAATCTAGATATTACAACACTCCTTATGGGAAACCTGCTTCTATTGTCTTATGTACTCATTGGCATGACAGTCGTCCGATATTCAACACTTCGGTCCGAAAACTGGCAGAAAAATGGGGATTCCCGGTAGTAGAATTCGACAGATACATCGGATTCTCCAAAAACCAGAAACATCCGGTTACAGGAAAACAATATAGCCTAATTTACACTGGGGATTCACAAGAGACTCATGGAGAAATATTTGGATGGCATCCGCCACATGGAGAACATTCATTTATTCAACAGCGCATGGCTGCAATCTTTGCCGATACGCTTCGTAAGATATTGCTTCCCAAAGAATATATTAATGAATAA
- a CDS encoding S41 family peptidase, protein MKKLTIILSVCLWAVAIQAQNFGSEAMRKLQMAEFAISNFYVDKVDEDKLVEEAIIKMLAQLDPHSTYSDAEEVKKMNEPLQGNFEGIGVQFQMIEDTLLVVQPVSNGPSEKVGILAGDRIVAVNDSAIAGVKMSTEDIMKRLRGPKGSKVNLTIVRRGVQDPLLFTVKRDKIPILSLDASYMIQPKTGYIRINRFGATTAEEFKKAMTSLQKQGMKDMILDLQGNGGGYLNAAIDLANEFLGQKELIVYTEGRTAKRSDFYAKGNGDFRNGRLIILVDEYTASASEIVSGAVQDWDRGIIVGRRSFGKGLVQRPIDLPDGSMIRLTIARYYTPSGRSIQKPYDSTVDYNKDLIERFNHGELMNADSIHFPDSLKVQTKKLGRTVYGGGGIMPDYFVPIDTTLYTNYHRNLVAKGAVIKFTMQFIEGHRKELANKYKKFESFDEKFVVDDDMLANLKEIGEKEGVKFNEEQYQKSLPLIKTQLKALIARDLWDMNEYFRVMNTTNESIQKALEILNSDEYQKKLK, encoded by the coding sequence ATGAAGAAACTAACGATTATACTATCCGTTTGCTTGTGGGCAGTTGCCATACAAGCCCAGAACTTCGGTTCCGAAGCCATGCGAAAGTTACAAATGGCAGAGTTTGCAATCTCCAATTTCTATGTGGACAAAGTAGATGAAGACAAGTTGGTAGAAGAAGCCATCATCAAAATGCTGGCACAACTTGATCCGCACTCTACTTATTCGGATGCAGAGGAAGTGAAGAAGATGAACGAACCACTTCAAGGTAACTTCGAGGGTATCGGAGTGCAATTCCAGATGATAGAAGACACCCTGTTGGTGGTGCAACCTGTCAGCAACGGACCTTCCGAGAAAGTCGGCATCCTTGCCGGTGACCGTATCGTTGCGGTCAATGACAGCGCCATTGCCGGAGTGAAAATGAGTACGGAAGATATTATGAAGCGCCTTCGTGGTCCGAAAGGTTCGAAAGTCAATCTAACAATCGTTCGTCGTGGCGTGCAAGACCCTTTATTGTTTACAGTGAAAAGAGACAAGATACCTATCCTTAGCCTCGATGCCTCCTATATGATTCAACCTAAAACGGGTTATATCCGCATCAACCGTTTTGGAGCAACCACTGCCGAAGAATTCAAAAAAGCAATGACAAGTCTTCAGAAGCAAGGTATGAAGGATATGATTCTCGACCTGCAAGGAAACGGAGGTGGTTATCTCAATGCAGCCATTGACCTTGCTAACGAATTCCTGGGACAAAAGGAGCTAATCGTATATACCGAAGGCCGGACTGCCAAACGCAGTGATTTCTATGCCAAAGGGAATGGAGATTTCCGTAATGGACGTCTTATCATTCTGGTGGATGAGTACACAGCCTCTGCCAGTGAAATCGTCAGTGGCGCAGTACAGGATTGGGACAGAGGAATTATTGTAGGACGCCGCTCTTTCGGCAAAGGATTGGTGCAACGTCCTATCGACCTGCCGGACGGTTCCATGATTCGTTTGACTATTGCACGCTATTATACTCCATCGGGTCGTTCCATCCAAAAACCGTACGACAGTACTGTTGATTACAACAAGGATTTGATAGAACGTTTCAACCACGGTGAACTGATGAATGCTGACAGTATTCATTTCCCGGATTCGCTGAAAGTACAAACCAAGAAACTCGGACGTACCGTCTATGGTGGAGGTGGTATCATGCCGGATTATTTCGTACCTATCGACACTACTCTTTATACGAATTATCACCGTAATCTGGTAGCCAAAGGAGCCGTGATTAAATTCACCATGCAGTTTATCGAAGGACACCGGAAAGAGTTGGCAAACAAATACAAGAAGTTCGAATCGTTTGATGAGAAATTCGTAGTCGATGATGACATGCTCGCCAATCTAAAAGAAATCGGAGAGAAAGAAGGAGTGAAGTTCAATGAAGAGCAATATCAGAAATCGCTCCCTCTTATCAAGACCCAGCTCAAAGCATTGATAGCCCGTGACCTTTGGGATATGAACGAATATTTCCGGGTAATGAATACCACGAATGAGAGTATACAAAAAGCACTGGAAATATTGAATTCGGATGAATATCAGAAGAAACTGAAATAG
- a CDS encoding glycoside hydrolase family 3 C-terminal domain-containing protein produces the protein MKTFLLTICFLSVQTGMVAIAQDKEQTPVYLDDTQPIEVRVQDALNRMTVEEKTRLSYAQGKFSSPGCPRLGIPELWMSDGPHGVRAEINWNDWGYAGWTNDSCTAFPALTCLAASWNPLLAAKYGYAIGEEARYREKDVLLGPGVNIYRTPLNGRNFEYMGEDPYLASELCVPYIQGVQKNGVAACVKHYALNNQELWRGHIDVQLSDRALYEIYLPAFKAAVERGKAWSIMGAYNKVRGTHATHHKLLNNDILKGEWNFDGCVITDWGAAHDTYEAAMYGLDIEMGSYTNGLTSESEFGYDDYYLGKSYLKMVREGKIPMEVVNDKAARVLRLIFRTAMNRRKPFGALTSEEHYRTAYEIATEGIVLLKNGTGKKQPALLPVPQGKYKRILVVGDNATRNLMLGGGSSELKVQKVISSLDGIKAKFGDGVVYAQGYTSGRPMYGRADVIPQVTVDSLRNDAVEKAMNSDLVIFVGGLNKNHFQDCEGGDRLSYELPFAQNELIEALLKVNKNLVAVIVSGNAVEMPWVKEIPSIVQSWYLGSVGGEALADVLSGEVTPSGKLPFSYPVKLEDCPAHFFGEISYPGDSIRQEYKEDILVGYRWYDTKKVQPLFPFGYGMSYTTFEYSKPVISAQTMNTDGSIDVSVKVKNTGKVAGKEIIQLYIGDEECSVLRPVKELKDFRKVQLLPNEEKEVKFTIKPEALQFFDDKQRTWVAEPGKFKAYIAASSSDIRGTVTFEYIQ, from the coding sequence ATGAAGACATTTTTATTGACTATATGTTTCCTGTCTGTTCAGACAGGTATGGTGGCGATTGCTCAAGACAAAGAACAAACACCGGTGTATCTGGATGATACACAACCGATAGAGGTTAGGGTACAGGATGCGTTGAACCGTATGACTGTGGAGGAGAAAACTCGTCTTAGTTATGCACAAGGGAAGTTTAGCTCCCCTGGCTGTCCCCGTTTGGGTATTCCTGAACTTTGGATGAGTGACGGACCTCACGGCGTACGTGCCGAAATTAATTGGAATGATTGGGGATATGCCGGATGGACGAACGATAGTTGCACAGCCTTTCCTGCACTGACCTGTCTGGCAGCTAGCTGGAATCCGCTATTAGCAGCGAAATATGGATATGCTATCGGTGAAGAAGCCCGTTATCGTGAAAAGGATGTTTTGTTGGGACCGGGTGTGAATATCTATCGTACTCCGCTCAACGGGCGTAACTTTGAATATATGGGGGAAGACCCTTATTTAGCCTCGGAGCTTTGTGTACCTTATATTCAGGGAGTGCAGAAGAATGGAGTAGCCGCCTGCGTAAAACATTACGCACTGAACAATCAGGAATTATGGCGGGGACATATCGATGTGCAGCTAAGTGACCGTGCATTGTATGAGATATATCTGCCTGCCTTTAAGGCTGCTGTGGAAAGAGGGAAGGCTTGGTCTATTATGGGAGCGTACAATAAGGTGCGCGGAACTCATGCTACTCATCATAAACTGCTGAATAATGATATATTGAAGGGAGAATGGAATTTCGACGGTTGTGTCATAACAGATTGGGGAGCTGCGCATGATACCTATGAAGCTGCCATGTATGGCTTGGATATTGAAATGGGATCTTATACGAATGGTTTGACTTCAGAATCGGAATTCGGTTATGACGATTATTACTTGGGTAAGTCTTATCTGAAAATGGTTCGGGAAGGTAAGATTCCGATGGAAGTAGTGAATGATAAGGCTGCCCGTGTGTTGCGTCTGATTTTCCGTACAGCCATGAATCGCAGGAAACCGTTCGGGGCACTGACTAGTGAAGAGCACTATCGTACGGCTTATGAGATTGCAACAGAGGGTATTGTCCTGTTGAAAAATGGAACCGGTAAGAAACAACCTGCCTTATTGCCTGTACCTCAAGGAAAATACAAACGTATTTTAGTGGTGGGAGATAATGCTACCCGTAATTTGATGTTAGGTGGTGGCTCTTCAGAGTTGAAAGTTCAGAAAGTGATTTCATCACTGGACGGTATAAAGGCCAAATTTGGTGACGGTGTGGTTTATGCACAAGGTTACACAAGCGGTCGCCCGATGTATGGACGGGCGGATGTTATTCCGCAGGTTACTGTGGATTCTTTGCGTAATGATGCGGTGGAAAAGGCGATGAATTCGGATTTGGTGATTTTTGTAGGCGGACTAAATAAGAATCATTTTCAGGACTGTGAGGGTGGAGACCGTTTATCATACGAACTTCCTTTTGCGCAGAATGAGTTGATAGAAGCCTTGTTGAAGGTAAATAAAAATCTGGTAGCAGTGATTGTCAGCGGAAATGCGGTGGAAATGCCTTGGGTAAAGGAGATTCCTTCTATTGTCCAGTCGTGGTATTTAGGCTCTGTTGGTGGGGAGGCGCTGGCTGATGTGTTGAGTGGAGAGGTGACTCCCAGTGGTAAACTTCCTTTCTCTTATCCGGTGAAACTGGAGGATTGTCCGGCTCATTTCTTTGGGGAAATCAGTTATCCGGGCGATAGCATCCGTCAAGAATATAAAGAAGATATTCTGGTTGGCTATCGTTGGTATGATACGAAGAAGGTGCAGCCACTTTTTCCTTTTGGTTATGGCATGAGTTATACTACCTTTGAGTATAGTAAACCTGTAATATCGGCTCAAACAATGAATACTGATGGCAGTATAGATGTTTCTGTAAAGGTTAAGAATACAGGAAAAGTAGCAGGGAAAGAGATTATCCAACTATACATTGGTGATGAGGAGTGTAGTGTCCTGCGTCCGGTTAAGGAATTGAAAGATTTTCGGAAGGTACAACTTCTTCCGAATGAAGAAAAAGAGGTGAAGTTTACAATCAAACCGGAAGCATTGCAATTCTTTGATGATAAACAGCGTACTTGGGTGGCAGAACCTGGAAAATTCAAGGCATACATTGCCGCCTCTTCTTCTGATATTCGCGGTACGGTGACATTCGAATATATTCAATAA
- a CDS encoding sialate O-acetylesterase, producing the protein MKKLLSLTVCLLFVLSQIMAQLSVPSFFSDHMVLQREKPINIWGTASAGERISVTLGNAQKSTRTDKNGKWSVSLPPMQAGGPYTLNVKSLKQTLSFTDILIGEVWICSGQSNMEFRLRSANHATEEVAAANYPQIRSFNVIQEMGHTPKTDLKGKWEVCSPASASDFSAVGYFFARELYQKLNIPIGFINSSWGGTDIETWMSMEVIEHFPKYEKSLARMRSSEFEEYIKHSDKVKKEFEQAIINEPGEKEKWYLENTSTENWKEHIVPSLWSNEELSGIDGVVWFTYQFSIPVNCLGQDAELSLGTIDDDDITWVNGHEVGRTVGYDLKRLYKIPAEVLKEQNTITIKISDYRGGGGLYGPKDEVYLKVNNRIFPLCDNWKYKVAVSSAQYDYVEYGPNAFPSLLFNAMIHPLVGLGMKGVIWYQGENNAARANEYIDLFPALITDWRSRWNNEFPFYWVQLANFMSPAKQPSESHWANLRDTQSKTLALPHTGQAVIIDIGEENDIHPRNKQDVGKRLALHALHNDYGYNSIVCTGPIFQSVKRIGDALEVTFNACDEQLVARNKYGYLSGFAIAGADGKYQWAQAKIENNKVIVWNKEIQQPVSVRYAWGDNPDDANLYNAAGLPASPFEGHISQ; encoded by the coding sequence ATGAAAAAACTTCTATCATTAACAGTTTGCTTGTTATTTGTCCTATCACAAATAATGGCACAGCTTTCCGTACCTTCTTTCTTTTCAGACCACATGGTGCTGCAACGTGAGAAGCCAATCAATATATGGGGAACTGCCAGTGCCGGTGAGCGAATTAGCGTAACATTAGGAAATGCTCAAAAGAGTACCCGAACCGATAAAAATGGGAAATGGTCAGTCAGCCTGCCCCCTATGCAAGCCGGTGGACCGTATACTCTAAATGTAAAAAGCCTCAAGCAGACTTTATCATTTACAGATATTTTAATCGGTGAAGTATGGATTTGTAGCGGACAGTCAAATATGGAGTTTCGTCTGCGTAGCGCTAATCATGCTACCGAAGAAGTCGCAGCTGCCAATTACCCTCAAATCCGTTCATTCAACGTAATTCAAGAAATGGGGCACACTCCTAAAACCGACTTAAAAGGTAAATGGGAAGTATGTTCACCCGCCTCCGCTTCTGATTTTTCAGCTGTCGGCTATTTCTTTGCACGTGAATTATACCAAAAACTCAATATTCCTATCGGATTCATCAACTCCTCATGGGGTGGTACGGACATCGAAACCTGGATGAGCATGGAAGTGATAGAGCATTTTCCGAAATATGAAAAATCATTAGCCCGTATGCGCTCTTCTGAATTCGAAGAATACATCAAACACAGTGACAAAGTCAAAAAGGAATTCGAACAAGCCATCATAAACGAACCGGGAGAAAAAGAGAAATGGTATTTAGAAAACACCTCTACAGAAAACTGGAAGGAACATATTGTTCCGTCATTATGGTCAAATGAGGAATTATCCGGTATAGATGGAGTTGTATGGTTTACTTATCAGTTTTCCATACCGGTCAACTGTTTAGGACAGGATGCAGAATTGAGTCTCGGTACTATCGATGACGATGACATTACCTGGGTTAACGGACATGAAGTAGGACGAACGGTAGGATATGACCTGAAACGTCTATACAAGATCCCGGCAGAAGTATTAAAGGAACAGAATACCATCACTATTAAAATATCCGACTATCGTGGAGGAGGCGGTCTATATGGTCCTAAAGATGAAGTATACCTGAAAGTCAACAACCGAATTTTCCCTTTGTGTGATAATTGGAAGTATAAAGTTGCAGTATCGAGTGCACAATATGATTATGTAGAATATGGTCCTAACGCTTTTCCTTCTTTGCTGTTCAACGCAATGATTCATCCACTGGTAGGTTTGGGGATGAAAGGGGTAATCTGGTATCAGGGAGAAAACAATGCCGCCCGCGCCAACGAATACATTGATTTATTTCCGGCTTTAATTACAGACTGGAGAAGTAGATGGAATAACGAATTCCCATTTTATTGGGTTCAATTAGCAAACTTCATGTCTCCGGCCAAGCAGCCCTCTGAAAGTCATTGGGCAAACCTGCGGGATACACAGTCGAAGACACTGGCCTTACCACATACAGGACAGGCCGTCATTATAGACATCGGTGAAGAAAATGACATACATCCCCGCAACAAACAAGATGTAGGTAAACGACTTGCTTTGCATGCTCTCCACAATGATTACGGATATAACTCTATTGTTTGCACCGGCCCGATATTCCAGTCGGTAAAAAGAATCGGAGATGCACTGGAGGTCACCTTTAACGCTTGTGACGAGCAACTAGTAGCTCGTAATAAATATGGCTATTTATCAGGATTCGCCATTGCCGGCGCAGATGGAAAATACCAATGGGCACAGGCTAAAATCGAAAACAATAAAGTAATAGTATGGAATAAGGAAATACAGCAACCGGTCTCTGTACGATATGCTTGGGGAGATAATCCCGATGATGCTAACTTATACAACGCAGCCGGTTTGCCTGCCTCGCCTTTCGAAGGACACATCAGCCAATAA
- the coaD gene encoding pantetheine-phosphate adenylyltransferase — protein MRKAIFPGTFDPFTIGHYSVVERALTFMDEIVIGIGINENKNTYFPIEKREEMIRELYKDEPRIQVMSYDCLTIDFAQEVEARFIVRGIRTVKDFEYEETIADINRKLAGIETILLFTEPELTCVSSTIVRELLTYNKDISQFIPKGMKMSE, from the coding sequence ATGAGAAAAGCAATATTCCCGGGTACTTTCGACCCTTTCACCATCGGACATTACTCGGTAGTGGAACGTGCACTTACCTTTATGGACGAAATCGTGATAGGAATCGGTATCAATGAGAACAAGAATACCTACTTCCCCATTGAGAAAAGAGAAGAAATGATTCGGGAACTTTATAAAGACGAACCTCGCATCCAGGTGATGTCCTATGACTGTCTGACAATTGATTTTGCGCAGGAAGTAGAGGCCAGGTTCATTGTCCGCGGTATCCGTACGGTGAAGGATTTCGAGTATGAAGAGACCATTGCAGACATTAACCGCAAACTGGCAGGGATTGAAACCATCCTGCTCTTCACAGAACCGGAACTGACTTGCGTCAGCTCTACAATTGTACGCGAGTTATTAACCTATAATAAAGATATCAGCCAGTTTATTCCCAAAGGAATGAAAATGAGTGAATAA
- a CDS encoding DNA topoisomerase IV subunit B, with protein sequence MEENELIPVDNNNAVEYTDDNIRHLSDMEHVRTRPGMYIGRLGDGAHAEDGIYVLLKEVIDNSIDEFKMQAGKKIEITVEENLRVSVRDYGRGIPQGKLIEAVSMLNTGGKYDSKAFKKSVGLNGVGVKAVNALSSRFEVRSYRDGKVRIATFSKGNLLTDETKNTEEENGTYIFFEPDNTLFLNYCFKPEFIETMLRNYTYLNTGLAIIYNGHRILSRNGLVDLLNDNMTATGLYPIIHLKGEDIEIAFTHTGQYGEEYYSFVNGQHTTQGGTHQSAFKEHIARTIKEFFNKNMDYTDIRNGLVAAIAVNVEEPIFESQTKTKLGSTNMVPGGVTVNKYVGDFIKQEVDNFLHKNADIAEVIQQKIQESEKERKAIAGVTKLARERAKKANLHNRKLRDCRIHLNDPKGKGLEEDSCIFITEGDSASGSITKSRDVNTQAVFSLRGKPLNSFGLTKKVVYENEEFNLLQAALNIEDGIEGLRYNKVIVATDADVDGMHIRLLLITFFLQFFPDLIKKGHVYILQTPLFRVRNKKKTNYCYSEEERINAINELGPNPEITRFKGLGEISPDEFKHFIGKDMRLEQVTLRKTDAVKELLEFYMGKNTMERQNFIIDNLVIEEDLAS encoded by the coding sequence ATGGAAGAGAACGAATTGATACCTGTAGACAACAACAATGCAGTAGAGTACACTGACGACAACATCCGCCACTTGAGTGACATGGAACATGTACGCACACGCCCCGGTATGTATATCGGAAGGCTGGGCGACGGTGCACATGCCGAAGATGGAATCTATGTCCTCCTGAAAGAAGTAATTGACAACAGTATTGACGAGTTCAAAATGCAAGCCGGTAAGAAAATCGAGATTACCGTTGAAGAAAACCTTCGTGTCAGTGTACGCGACTACGGACGAGGCATCCCACAGGGAAAACTCATCGAGGCTGTCAGCATGCTGAATACCGGTGGTAAATACGACAGCAAGGCATTTAAGAAAAGTGTCGGACTGAATGGTGTCGGTGTGAAAGCCGTCAACGCTTTAAGCTCCCGTTTCGAGGTACGCAGTTACCGCGACGGCAAAGTGCGTATCGCCACTTTCTCAAAAGGAAACTTACTGACCGATGAGACAAAGAATACCGAAGAAGAAAACGGAACTTACATCTTCTTTGAACCGGATAATACACTATTTCTGAATTACTGTTTCAAGCCCGAATTTATTGAGACAATGCTACGTAACTACACGTATCTCAATACGGGGCTTGCTATCATCTATAACGGACACCGTATCTTGTCGCGCAACGGTCTGGTAGACCTTTTGAACGACAACATGACGGCAACCGGGCTTTACCCGATCATCCACCTGAAAGGGGAAGACATCGAAATCGCCTTCACGCATACCGGACAATACGGAGAAGAATATTATTCTTTCGTCAACGGTCAGCATACTACCCAAGGTGGTACGCATCAAAGTGCCTTCAAAGAACACATTGCCCGTACCATCAAAGAGTTCTTCAACAAGAACATGGACTACACCGATATCCGTAACGGATTGGTTGCCGCCATTGCCGTCAATGTGGAAGAACCGATCTTCGAAAGTCAGACGAAAACTAAACTGGGTTCTACCAATATGGTTCCCGGTGGCGTAACGGTCAATAAGTATGTAGGCGACTTTATCAAACAGGAAGTGGACAACTTCCTGCACAAGAATGCGGACATAGCCGAAGTAATTCAACAAAAGATACAAGAATCTGAAAAGGAGCGTAAAGCCATTGCAGGGGTAACGAAACTTGCCCGTGAACGTGCCAAGAAAGCCAACCTGCACAACCGCAAATTGCGTGACTGCCGCATACACCTCAACGACCCGAAAGGCAAAGGACTGGAGGAAGACTCCTGCATCTTTATCACCGAGGGAGACTCTGCAAGCGGTTCCATCACCAAAAGTCGTGATGTCAACACCCAAGCTGTATTCAGTCTCCGTGGTAAACCATTGAACTCTTTCGGACTGACCAAAAAAGTGGTTTACGAGAACGAGGAATTCAACCTGCTTCAAGCAGCCCTGAATATAGAAGATGGTATTGAAGGATTACGCTACAACAAAGTAATCGTAGCAACCGATGCCGATGTGGACGGTATGCACATCCGCCTGTTGCTGATTACTTTCTTCCTGCAATTCTTCCCTGATCTCATCAAGAAAGGACATGTATATATCCTGCAGACGCCTTTGTTCCGTGTACGCAACAAGAAAAAGACAAATTACTGCTACAGCGAGGAAGAACGCATCAATGCTATCAATGAACTAGGACCGAATCCAGAGATCACCCGATTTAAAGGTTTGGGAGAAATCTCACCGGATGAGTTCAAACATTTCATTGGTAAAGATATGCGTCTGGAGCAGGTGACACTGCGCAAAACGGATGCGGTAAAAGAACTACTCGAATTCTACATGGGCAAAAATACCATGGAACGACAGAACTTTATTATAGACAATCTGGTTATAGAAGAAGACTTGGCATCATGA